From the Rhizobium brockwellii genome, one window contains:
- a CDS encoding LacI family DNA-binding transcriptional regulator, producing MSIEEKQKPQRNDRVTIRTVATHAGVSVAAVSKVMRNAYGVSDALRARVTDSIEALAYRPSRAARGLRGRSFTIGVLLIDIRNPFLPEVIAGVNGVLAPSHYQAMIGVSDARVQLETSLIESMIDYKMDGLILVAPRLPSEILATFAVQIPIVAVGYHDASATAFDTVNADDQRGAEIAVEALLACGYRDIEMLSLGERQGHAVSVVRQREIGFRRAMQRGGLGSSPAIGKIPIASPKREEAMRKFLSRKDRPRAVFCWSDLDAITLLSLAMEMGVRVPEDLAVIGYDNSPTAALGLVNLASIDQSGRELGQVATRALISRIEGRTASEHIFQIPSLVSRNSLTRSANSTDR from the coding sequence ATGTCAATCGAAGAAAAACAAAAGCCGCAACGAAACGATCGCGTGACAATCCGGACCGTGGCAACTCACGCAGGCGTATCGGTTGCAGCGGTTTCCAAGGTGATGCGAAATGCCTATGGCGTCAGTGATGCGCTGCGCGCAAGGGTGACTGATTCCATCGAAGCACTCGCATATCGCCCCTCGCGGGCAGCTAGAGGGCTGCGTGGCCGGAGTTTCACCATCGGAGTGCTCCTGATCGATATTCGCAATCCTTTCCTTCCGGAGGTGATTGCCGGCGTGAACGGGGTGCTGGCGCCCTCGCACTATCAGGCGATGATCGGCGTCAGCGATGCGCGCGTGCAGCTGGAGACGTCGTTGATCGAGTCGATGATCGACTACAAGATGGACGGACTTATCCTTGTTGCGCCGCGGTTGCCCTCGGAGATCCTCGCAACGTTCGCCGTCCAGATACCGATCGTCGCGGTCGGTTACCACGATGCCAGCGCTACGGCCTTCGACACTGTCAATGCCGACGATCAGCGCGGGGCGGAGATCGCGGTGGAAGCGCTTCTTGCCTGCGGCTATCGCGACATCGAAATGCTCAGCCTTGGCGAGCGCCAGGGGCACGCGGTCTCCGTCGTCCGCCAGCGTGAGATCGGGTTTCGCCGGGCGATGCAGCGTGGCGGGCTCGGCTCCTCGCCAGCGATCGGCAAAATTCCGATTGCTTCGCCGAAGCGGGAAGAGGCGATGCGAAAGTTCCTATCGAGGAAGGACAGGCCGCGCGCCGTGTTCTGCTGGAGCGATCTCGACGCGATCACCCTTCTGAGCCTGGCTATGGAGATGGGTGTGCGTGTGCCCGAAGATCTCGCCGTCATCGGATACGACAATTCGCCGACCGCAGCACTCGGCCTCGTCAATCTCGCAAGCATCGATCAGTCGGGCAGGGAACTCGGTCAGGTCGCAACCCGGGCCCTCATTTCCAGGATAGAAGGCCGCACCGCTTCCGAGCATATTTTCCAGATACCGTCGCTGGTCAGCCGCAACAGCCTGACCCGTTCCGCCAATTCCACCGACAGATAA
- a CDS encoding LacI family DNA-binding transcriptional regulator translates to MKNTGDRRRTIYDVAKAAGVSISTASNALNDTGRTNAETRERVRRVAEEIGFRPNALARGLLSKRSHAIGMLTNDTYGRLTLPMAAGVSEVLVDHGVSVFLCATNNDPRLAQLHLEALLDRQVDGIIFTATRLDLTPPVQLSCLPIPVVYVFAEGPADSVTFFPDDEQGARLAVDHLKELGRSRILHITGPRDYLAARIRAQSYLDACGDGAEAMFGDWSEEWGHEAVQTVFARPGPKPDAIFCGSDEIARGVIDALRDLNVDIPTDVAVVGFDNWEVVARQTRPPLSTIDMELKELGHRAGLAILSLSKGESVPAGITRLPCRLVVRQSCGSPLQSD, encoded by the coding sequence TTGAAGAATACGGGCGATCGAAGACGGACGATTTATGACGTGGCGAAGGCTGCAGGCGTCAGCATTTCGACGGCGTCAAACGCACTGAACGACACCGGCCGGACGAATGCCGAAACGCGCGAGCGGGTCCGGCGCGTGGCAGAGGAGATCGGGTTTCGGCCCAACGCACTCGCCCGTGGGTTGCTAAGCAAGCGAAGCCATGCGATCGGCATGCTGACCAACGACACCTATGGCAGACTGACGCTGCCGATGGCGGCCGGGGTATCGGAGGTGCTCGTCGATCACGGCGTGTCCGTCTTCCTTTGCGCCACGAACAATGATCCGAGGCTCGCCCAGTTGCACCTGGAGGCGCTGCTCGACAGGCAGGTCGACGGCATCATATTCACCGCGACCCGCCTTGACCTCACGCCGCCAGTCCAGCTGTCCTGCTTGCCGATACCCGTCGTCTACGTCTTTGCCGAGGGGCCGGCTGACAGCGTCACCTTCTTTCCGGATGACGAACAGGGCGCCCGCCTCGCCGTCGACCACCTGAAAGAGCTCGGTCGATCGCGGATCCTCCACATCACCGGGCCGCGGGATTATCTCGCCGCTCGCATCCGCGCCCAATCCTATCTCGACGCCTGCGGCGACGGTGCCGAAGCGATGTTCGGCGACTGGTCGGAGGAATGGGGTCACGAAGCCGTCCAGACGGTGTTTGCCCGGCCCGGCCCAAAGCCCGACGCCATCTTCTGCGGCAGTGACGAGATCGCCCGCGGCGTCATCGACGCGCTGCGCGACCTCAATGTGGATATTCCGACGGATGTCGCGGTGGTTGGGTTCGACAATTGGGAGGTCGTCGCACGGCAGACGCGCCCGCCGCTCAGCACCATCGACATGGAGTTGAAGGAACTGGGCCATCGCGCCGGCCTGGCAATCCTCAGCCTCTCCAAGGGTGAATCGGTCCCGGCCGGCATCACCAGATTGCCGTGTCGCCTGGTCGTGCGGCAGTCTTGCGGCAGCCCCCTTCAATCCGACTGA
- a CDS encoding ABC transporter ATP-binding protein, translated as MARLELNSIVKSYGIYEAVRGISLDIEDNEFVVFVGPSGCGKSTTLRMIAGLEHITGGEIVIGDQVVNRLGPGKRDIAMVFQNYALYPHMTVRENISFCLEQQKLAKSEIDARIIRAAETLHISELLGRRPGQLSGGQRQRVAMGRAIVRNPKVFLFDEPLSNLDAKLRVQMRTEIKRLHQLLPTTTVYVTHDQVEAMTMADRVVVMNGGIIEQAGPPQALYHRPVSQFVAGFIGSPSMNFLSATLLSGEKGLVVKLTDGSELPVPEKRAGDYASHAGKSVVFGIRPESITDRQARPGYADIEAKIDLVEPLGPETMVYFGIGEASLCACIDPESGPRPMSTMPLSFNMNQMHLFDPASGRSLALA; from the coding sequence ATGGCACGGCTGGAACTCAATAGCATCGTCAAATCCTATGGCATCTACGAGGCCGTGCGCGGCATCAGCCTTGACATCGAAGACAATGAATTCGTCGTTTTCGTGGGGCCGTCGGGATGTGGAAAATCGACGACATTGCGCATGATTGCGGGTCTCGAACACATCACCGGCGGTGAGATCGTGATCGGCGACCAGGTCGTCAACCGGCTCGGCCCGGGCAAACGCGATATCGCCATGGTCTTTCAGAACTACGCGCTCTATCCGCACATGACGGTGCGGGAGAATATTTCGTTCTGCCTGGAGCAGCAGAAGCTCGCCAAGAGCGAGATCGACGCGCGTATCATCAGGGCGGCGGAAACCCTGCATATCAGCGAGCTGCTCGGCCGGCGCCCGGGCCAGCTTTCGGGCGGCCAGCGCCAGCGCGTCGCGATGGGACGCGCGATCGTGCGGAACCCGAAAGTCTTTCTCTTCGACGAGCCGTTGTCCAACCTCGATGCCAAGCTTCGCGTACAGATGCGCACGGAGATCAAGCGGCTGCACCAGCTGTTGCCAACGACGACCGTCTACGTCACGCACGACCAGGTCGAGGCGATGACCATGGCGGATCGTGTGGTGGTGATGAATGGTGGCATCATCGAACAGGCGGGGCCGCCACAAGCACTCTATCATCGGCCCGTCAGCCAGTTCGTCGCCGGCTTCATCGGCTCACCGTCGATGAACTTCCTGTCCGCGACGCTGCTATCAGGAGAGAAGGGTCTCGTCGTCAAGCTGACCGACGGCAGCGAGCTTCCAGTGCCGGAGAAGCGCGCCGGCGACTATGCCAGCCATGCCGGTAAATCAGTCGTGTTCGGGATCAGGCCGGAATCGATCACCGACCGCCAGGCCCGTCCTGGTTATGCCGACATCGAAGCGAAGATCGATCTTGTGGAACCACTCGGGCCGGAGACCATGGTTTATTTCGGCATCGGCGAGGCAAGCCTTTGCGCCTGCATCGATCCCGAGAGCGGGCCGAGGCCGATGTCGACGATGCCGCTCTCGTTCAACATGAACCAGATGCATCTGTTCGATCCGGCGAGCGGCCGGTCGCTGGCGCTTGCCTGA
- a CDS encoding ABC transporter substrate-binding protein, giving the protein MLRLKTTITALALLASSSLAGAEEITLWVRTSSGAVLQGLADKYNASHSDKVNVTQITAEQMVPKLGAAIAGSAAPDGAVLDLIYLPTFAAADGLEDISDFVKGLPYSSAMSPSHIRLATYDGKIYGVPALPDASIIAYNTDLFTKAGLDPNKAPASMEEVAADAKKIAALGNETYGFYFVANSGSWLIYDFLPHLWAANADVLSDDGRSATVDTPALRETIAAYRDMWKAGAIHPTSRSGNGNNAVEAFASGKVGILMTGSYIVNLLTSKYPDVKFAVAPIPGPKGGASSFAGGDTLSLIKGISEEKKKVALDFVNFYMQPEQQVYITQESGMPSRTDLAAEAYAKFDPRNLVAYDILAKARTPYTFSSDELFVSRTGPFLNLIQGTIFGDDVDGTIAKTQADFTRILERTNPN; this is encoded by the coding sequence ATGCTTCGACTCAAAACGACGATCACCGCTCTTGCACTGCTGGCAAGCTCTTCTCTCGCCGGCGCCGAAGAAATCACCCTATGGGTGCGCACGTCGTCCGGCGCCGTCCTTCAGGGACTGGCCGACAAATACAACGCATCTCACTCCGACAAGGTCAATGTCACCCAGATCACCGCGGAGCAGATGGTGCCGAAGCTGGGTGCGGCGATTGCCGGCAGCGCGGCTCCTGACGGCGCCGTGCTCGACCTGATCTATCTCCCGACCTTTGCCGCCGCGGACGGTCTCGAGGATATCTCCGACTTCGTAAAGGGCCTGCCCTATTCCTCCGCCATGAGCCCGTCCCACATCCGTCTTGCCACCTATGACGGCAAGATCTACGGCGTGCCGGCCCTGCCGGATGCCTCGATCATCGCCTATAACACCGATCTCTTCACCAAGGCCGGCCTCGACCCCAACAAGGCGCCGGCATCGATGGAGGAGGTCGCCGCCGATGCCAAGAAGATCGCCGCGCTCGGCAACGAGACCTACGGCTTCTATTTCGTGGCGAATTCGGGAAGCTGGCTGATCTACGATTTCCTGCCGCATCTGTGGGCCGCCAATGCCGACGTGCTGAGCGATGACGGCCGCAGTGCTACCGTCGATACACCGGCGCTGCGCGAGACCATCGCCGCCTATCGCGATATGTGGAAGGCCGGTGCGATCCATCCGACCTCGCGTTCCGGCAACGGCAACAATGCCGTAGAAGCCTTCGCCTCAGGCAAGGTCGGCATCCTGATGACCGGTTCCTACATCGTCAATCTGCTGACCAGCAAATATCCCGACGTGAAGTTCGCCGTTGCGCCGATCCCGGGGCCCAAGGGTGGTGCATCGAGCTTTGCCGGCGGCGACACGCTGTCCCTCATCAAGGGCATCAGCGAAGAGAAGAAGAAGGTCGCGCTCGACTTTGTCAATTTCTACATGCAGCCCGAGCAGCAGGTCTACATCACCCAGGAATCGGGCATGCCGTCGCGCACCGACCTCGCCGCGGAAGCCTATGCGAAATTCGACCCGCGCAATCTCGTTGCCTACGATATCCTCGCCAAGGCGCGCACGCCCTACACATTTTCGTCCGATGAACTCTTCGTCAGCCGCACCGGACCCTTCCTCAATCTGATCCAGGGCACGATCTTCGGCGACGACGTCGACGGAACGATCGCCAAGACGCAGGCCGACTTCACCCGCATCCTCGAACGCACCAATCCGAACTGA
- a CDS encoding alpha-L-rhamnosidase — translation MNFQPAAISGNLVSRTWSGDMIAPLSDGGQGTAASFVSQTFEHDGSGLPVDLFISALGLYRCFINGVRVGGDLLTPGWTNYDDRLAYQRYDVSNLLKPGLNRIEIWLADGWYRSPLMWGAQAIPNCWGDRIGAIADLIGADGTVLSTDTTWRSGVLPILKSGIYFGEVYDARQENYLESHGTERLPFDRALLVAHETAAVRELRPLAAVENWTDDEGRTIYDFGQNAGGYIRYTVRGTAGAEVRVEHSEVLGPDRHFDNRNYRTAAAHTVYTLRGDGDETYAPHFTFHGFRYARVTIKGDAKILAIASIPISSVAEPAGGFTSGNALVNRLVENTIWSQRANFVEVPTDCPQRDERLGWTGDAQVFAATACWLSDSQSFLRKYLRDVMADQREDGAVSHFSPDPTRLHPANFPGYAGSTGWGDAIVVIPWVLYTHYGDRAVLAECLDSMVRWVDFVWSISDGPLVRPPSRWGDRGFTFGDWLQPVGDNRKPRPTIADDCAATLYHFISTDLLARIAATLGEHALEEKMKQRANEIRLTFSNEFITPAGRLAHNDQTSYALAFLHDLIPAEHRQAAQQHFRQVIIDADYKIGTGFIGTPALLPALTKLGMDDLAEKVFLQEDVPGWLYQVSKGATTIWERWDSMAPDGTIYEPDMNSYNHYAYGAVCQWLFESVAGISPSPGAPGFAEVIVDPAPIPSLSPVSAYHDISQGRIDAGWHCDGNKVTYVLTLPAGCIGRFRPGKRHQNPSLNGEPVVEEAILPSGTHQLVFSLPNS, via the coding sequence ATGAACTTTCAGCCGGCAGCCATCAGCGGCAACCTCGTTTCGCGTACCTGGTCCGGGGATATGATCGCGCCACTATCGGATGGCGGTCAGGGAACGGCCGCAAGCTTCGTCTCCCAAACTTTCGAGCATGATGGCTCGGGGCTCCCCGTCGATCTCTTCATCTCCGCACTTGGTCTGTATCGCTGCTTCATCAACGGCGTTCGCGTTGGCGGCGACCTGTTGACACCCGGCTGGACGAATTACGATGATCGCCTTGCCTATCAGCGATATGATGTCTCGAACCTGCTCAAGCCGGGCCTCAACCGCATCGAGATCTGGCTTGCCGACGGATGGTACCGATCACCTTTGATGTGGGGCGCCCAGGCGATCCCGAATTGCTGGGGCGACAGGATCGGCGCCATTGCGGATCTGATCGGAGCTGATGGCACCGTTCTTTCCACCGACACCACATGGCGAAGCGGTGTTCTGCCGATCCTGAAGTCGGGGATCTATTTCGGCGAAGTCTACGATGCCCGCCAGGAAAACTACTTGGAGAGCCACGGCACCGAGAGATTGCCGTTCGACAGGGCATTGCTCGTCGCGCATGAAACTGCTGCGGTGCGCGAGTTGCGGCCACTCGCCGCGGTCGAAAACTGGACCGACGATGAGGGCAGGACGATATACGATTTCGGCCAGAATGCCGGCGGCTACATCAGATACACGGTCCGGGGCACTGCCGGCGCCGAAGTCCGGGTGGAGCATTCGGAAGTTCTCGGTCCCGACCGTCACTTCGACAATCGTAACTATCGCACGGCCGCCGCGCACACCGTCTACACGCTGCGGGGAGACGGCGACGAGACTTACGCGCCGCACTTCACCTTCCACGGCTTCCGCTATGCCAGGGTGACGATCAAGGGCGATGCGAAGATCCTTGCAATCGCGTCCATCCCGATCTCGTCTGTGGCCGAGCCTGCCGGCGGTTTCACCTCGGGCAATGCGCTGGTCAATCGCCTGGTCGAGAATACCATCTGGTCGCAGCGCGCCAATTTCGTCGAAGTGCCGACCGATTGCCCGCAGCGCGACGAACGCCTCGGCTGGACGGGCGACGCCCAGGTCTTTGCCGCAACCGCATGCTGGCTGAGCGACAGCCAATCCTTCCTGAGAAAGTATCTGCGCGATGTGATGGCCGATCAGCGCGAGGATGGCGCCGTCTCACATTTTTCACCGGATCCGACACGCTTGCATCCAGCCAATTTCCCGGGCTATGCCGGCTCGACCGGCTGGGGCGATGCGATCGTCGTGATCCCCTGGGTACTCTACACCCATTACGGCGACCGGGCCGTTCTGGCGGAGTGCCTGGATTCCATGGTGCGCTGGGTCGATTTTGTCTGGTCGATCTCGGATGGTCCCCTGGTTCGCCCGCCGTCGCGTTGGGGCGACCGCGGTTTCACCTTCGGCGACTGGCTGCAGCCGGTCGGCGACAATCGAAAGCCTCGCCCGACGATCGCAGACGACTGCGCGGCGACGCTCTATCACTTCATCTCGACCGACCTTCTGGCAAGGATCGCAGCCACTCTCGGCGAGCATGCCCTTGAAGAGAAGATGAAACAGCGCGCAAACGAGATCCGGCTGACATTTTCCAACGAGTTCATCACGCCGGCGGGACGGCTTGCCCACAACGACCAGACATCCTATGCGTTGGCCTTCCTCCACGACCTGATACCGGCGGAGCACAGGCAAGCCGCACAGCAGCATTTCCGGCAGGTGATCATCGATGCCGACTATAAGATCGGCACCGGCTTCATCGGCACGCCCGCCCTGCTGCCGGCCCTGACGAAGCTCGGCATGGACGATCTGGCCGAAAAGGTCTTCCTGCAGGAGGATGTACCGGGCTGGCTCTACCAGGTGTCAAAAGGCGCGACGACGATCTGGGAGCGCTGGGACTCCATGGCGCCTGACGGCACCATCTACGAACCTGATATGAACAGCTACAACCACTATGCCTATGGCGCTGTCTGCCAGTGGCTGTTCGAAAGCGTCGCCGGAATTTCGCCGAGCCCGGGCGCGCCCGGATTTGCCGAGGTGATTGTTGATCCGGCGCCTATTCCGTCCCTTTCGCCAGTTTCGGCCTATCATGATATCAGCCAGGGACGCATCGACGCTGGCTGGCATTGCGACGGCAACAAGGTCACCTATGTGCTGACGCTTCCGGCAGGCTGCATCGGCCGGTTCCGGCCCGGAAAACGGCATCAAAACCCGTCGCTCAACGGAGAGCCTGTCGTCGAGGAAGCCATTCTTCCCTCCGGGACGCACCAGCTGGTCTTTTCCCTACCCAATTCTTGA
- a CDS encoding carbohydrate ABC transporter permease, which produces MERLNHSLAAKPASERLGYLAFVLTACVFAIFFVMPIVWSFANSFKPAAAALADPAALFSKAFSLENYRRLEHVGAGWYVYAGNSVLIAAGTVFLTVLVSVPAGYGFSKFRFPGQSLLFVLIMATMMIPFQSILTPLFLILKVFRLQNSLLGLVLIYVTFQLPFSVFMMRNAFDAVPKALIEAARIDGASQATILRRIMLPIALPGVATVAMFAFLNSWNEFLAALIFLSDQNKFTLPIMLVNVSSGIYGIIDWGALQAGIAVTMVPCILLFLLLQRYYVRGLTAGAVK; this is translated from the coding sequence ATGGAACGGCTCAACCACAGTCTCGCAGCGAAGCCGGCGAGCGAGCGGCTCGGTTATCTCGCTTTCGTCCTGACGGCATGCGTCTTTGCCATCTTCTTCGTGATGCCGATCGTCTGGTCCTTCGCCAATTCCTTCAAGCCCGCGGCCGCAGCACTTGCCGATCCGGCAGCGCTCTTCTCGAAAGCCTTCTCGCTTGAAAATTACCGCCGCCTCGAGCATGTCGGCGCCGGCTGGTACGTCTATGCCGGCAATTCAGTGCTGATTGCCGCCGGAACGGTGTTCCTGACGGTGCTCGTCTCGGTGCCGGCGGGATACGGTTTTTCGAAATTCCGCTTTCCCGGCCAGTCGCTGCTCTTCGTGCTGATCATGGCAACGATGATGATCCCGTTCCAGTCGATCCTGACGCCGCTTTTCCTGATCCTGAAAGTCTTCCGGCTGCAGAACAGCCTTCTCGGCCTGGTGCTGATCTACGTGACTTTCCAGCTTCCTTTTTCTGTCTTCATGATGCGCAATGCCTTCGATGCGGTGCCAAAGGCGCTGATCGAGGCGGCCCGGATAGATGGCGCGTCGCAGGCGACGATCCTGCGCCGGATCATGCTGCCGATCGCGCTTCCCGGTGTTGCCACCGTCGCGATGTTCGCCTTCCTGAACTCCTGGAACGAATTCCTTGCTGCCCTCATCTTTCTGTCCGATCAGAACAAGTTCACGCTGCCGATCATGCTGGTTAATGTTTCGTCGGGCATTTATGGCATCATCGACTGGGGCGCGCTTCAGGCCGGCATAGCCGTGACGATGGTCCCCTGCATCCTGCTTTTCCTTCTCTTGCAACGATATTACGTGCGCGGCCTGACGGCCGGCGCCGTGAAGTAA
- a CDS encoding glycoside hydrolase family 127 protein — protein MTSSPRFQPARAAGRQRYRPADHSGVVFDGGFWQSWTETVRNVTIPTQHKRLEEEGFLEVLDFDKPAGPLVRPIQPSGLSMQHFFDSDFGKWIEAASYTLKAHPNAALETKIDDIVEKLEKGQMADGYLNSWFIRREPDRRWTNLRDLHEMYSMGHLLEGAVAYYEATGKRRFLDVMVRAVDHIIATFGAEPGKLRGYDAHEEIELALVKLYRVTRDPRHLKLATYFVDERGRMPSYYDEEARKRGASPDDYVYKTYAYSQAHMPVRDQHQVVGHAVRAMYLFSAMADLSHENDDPTLKEACDRLFDNLVSRQLYVTGGLGPSASNEGFTREFDLPNETAYAETCAAVALGFWSHRMAQVDLDSKFTDRLETVLYNGALSGISRDGEHYFYENVLESHGQHRRWKWHYCPCCPTNIARFITSLGQYFYSTGDHELAIHLYGTNCADLTVGDSFVRLVQETQYPWDGDISVRFAVERPSRFQLRLRIPGWCRQAQISVNGVAVDLDQCVTKGYAAISREWRNGDEVRIGFSMPVERIYAHPAVSEDGGRVALRRGPVVYCIEETDLGGEPQRLRLPAFEEISARYDAALLGGATVLEGTALEADIADWQNALYRIAPPSLKERPFTAIPYHLWANREPGAMAIWLQEV, from the coding sequence ATGACCAGCTCACCTCGTTTTCAACCGGCACGCGCTGCGGGACGGCAGCGATACAGGCCTGCCGACCATTCCGGTGTCGTATTCGATGGCGGTTTCTGGCAGAGCTGGACGGAGACGGTCCGCAACGTCACCATCCCGACACAGCACAAGCGGCTGGAAGAGGAGGGCTTCCTCGAGGTGCTCGATTTTGACAAGCCGGCCGGGCCGCTGGTGCGCCCGATCCAGCCGAGCGGACTGTCGATGCAGCATTTCTTCGATTCGGATTTCGGCAAATGGATCGAGGCCGCAAGTTACACGCTGAAGGCTCACCCGAATGCTGCGCTCGAAACGAAGATCGATGATATCGTCGAAAAGCTCGAAAAAGGCCAGATGGCGGATGGCTACCTCAACAGCTGGTTCATTCGCCGCGAGCCGGACAGGCGCTGGACCAATCTGCGCGACCTGCACGAGATGTATTCGATGGGCCACTTGCTGGAAGGGGCCGTCGCCTATTACGAGGCGACGGGAAAGCGTCGCTTCCTCGATGTGATGGTCCGCGCAGTCGACCATATCATCGCCACCTTCGGCGCTGAGCCCGGAAAGCTCAGGGGTTACGATGCCCATGAGGAAATCGAGCTCGCGCTGGTCAAGCTCTATCGCGTGACGCGCGATCCGCGGCATCTGAAGCTTGCGACCTATTTCGTCGACGAACGTGGCCGGATGCCCTCATATTACGACGAGGAGGCTCGCAAGCGAGGCGCGAGCCCTGATGATTACGTCTACAAGACATATGCCTATAGCCAGGCCCATATGCCGGTGCGCGACCAGCACCAGGTCGTCGGACACGCGGTTCGCGCCATGTACCTGTTTTCTGCGATGGCGGATCTCTCCCATGAGAACGACGATCCGACATTGAAGGAGGCGTGCGACCGGCTTTTCGACAATCTGGTCAGCCGCCAGCTCTACGTGACCGGCGGCCTTGGCCCATCAGCATCCAATGAAGGGTTCACCCGGGAATTCGACCTGCCGAACGAGACGGCCTATGCCGAGACATGCGCAGCCGTCGCGCTCGGCTTCTGGAGCCATCGCATGGCGCAGGTCGATCTCGACAGCAAGTTCACGGACAGGCTGGAAACGGTGCTCTACAACGGTGCGCTTTCCGGCATCTCACGCGACGGTGAACATTATTTCTATGAGAACGTCCTTGAAAGTCACGGGCAGCACCGCCGGTGGAAATGGCATTACTGCCCCTGCTGCCCGACCAACATTGCCCGTTTCATCACGTCGCTCGGCCAATATTTCTATTCCACGGGTGACCATGAACTCGCCATCCATCTCTACGGCACCAATTGCGCAGATCTCACAGTCGGCGACAGCTTCGTGCGCCTGGTACAGGAGACGCAATATCCCTGGGATGGCGACATCAGCGTGCGGTTCGCCGTCGAGCGGCCAAGCCGGTTTCAGCTTCGTCTTCGCATCCCCGGATGGTGCAGGCAGGCGCAGATCTCGGTCAACGGCGTTGCTGTCGATCTCGATCAATGCGTGACGAAGGGTTATGCCGCAATATCAAGGGAATGGCGCAATGGCGACGAGGTCCGCATTGGCTTCTCCATGCCGGTCGAGCGCATCTACGCGCATCCTGCCGTATCCGAAGACGGCGGACGCGTCGCGCTGCGGCGCGGGCCTGTCGTCTATTGCATCGAGGAGACGGACCTCGGCGGCGAGCCGCAGCGGCTCCGCCTGCCGGCATTTGAGGAAATTTCTGCCCGTTACGATGCCGCGCTTCTCGGCGGAGCGACCGTCCTCGAAGGCACCGCGCTCGAAGCCGATATAGCCGATTGGCAGAATGCGCTCTATCGCATCGCGCCTCCTTCGCTGAAGGAGCGGCCTTTCACGGCGATCCCCTATCACCTCTGGGCCAATCGCGAGCCCGGAGCGATGGCGATCTGGTTGCAGGAGGTCTAG
- a CDS encoding carbohydrate ABC transporter permease has protein sequence MISSTLRNRRRAVATGEPEPKGWLGLAFILPGLLFIVVLFLVPLVMTVWMSFYNWPLLGRTKFIGLSNYAELIGDTQLWHSLGFTLLYTVLVTAAIFLVAFPLALLVDRPLRIVGFFRTIYFMPVVIGFGAASTLWMWLLNPDSGVFAQLLSGAGIIDSAPRPLESFWPALGVVILMVVWKTAGFTMIILLTGLQSISNDVIEAARIDGASVWSRFRRITLPLMRNSVVLALVLNVTSSMLAFDQFFIITQGGPENSTISAVFSIYLASFSSYRLGYGSAISFALLVVLVAISAIQFVLLRQRPEEG, from the coding sequence GTGATATCCTCGACACTTCGCAACCGGAGGCGCGCAGTCGCAACCGGAGAACCCGAGCCGAAGGGTTGGCTTGGTCTTGCCTTCATCCTGCCGGGCTTGCTGTTCATCGTCGTGCTTTTCCTCGTGCCGCTTGTCATGACGGTCTGGATGAGCTTCTACAATTGGCCGCTTCTCGGCCGGACGAAGTTCATCGGCCTTTCCAACTATGCCGAACTGATCGGCGATACTCAGCTCTGGCATTCCCTGGGTTTTACGCTGCTCTACACGGTGCTGGTCACGGCTGCGATCTTCCTCGTGGCATTTCCTCTGGCGCTGCTCGTCGACCGGCCGCTGCGGATCGTCGGCTTTTTCCGCACGATCTATTTCATGCCTGTTGTCATCGGCTTCGGGGCGGCCTCGACATTGTGGATGTGGCTGCTCAATCCCGATAGCGGCGTCTTTGCGCAGCTGCTGAGCGGAGCGGGCATCATCGACAGCGCCCCGAGACCGCTCGAAAGTTTCTGGCCAGCACTCGGCGTCGTCATCCTGATGGTCGTCTGGAAAACAGCGGGCTTCACGATGATCATCCTCCTGACCGGCCTGCAGAGCATATCGAACGACGTCATCGAAGCCGCCAGGATCGACGGCGCCAGCGTCTGGAGCCGGTTTCGCCGCATCACCCTGCCTTTGATGAGGAACTCGGTCGTGCTGGCGCTCGTCCTCAATGTCACCTCATCGATGCTGGCCTTCGATCAGTTCTTCATCATCACCCAGGGCGGCCCTGAGAACAGCACGATCTCCGCGGTCTTCTCGATCTATCTCGCCTCGTTCTCATCCTACCGTCTCGGTTATGGCTCGGCGATCTCCTTTGCGTTGCTCGTCGTGCTGGTAGCGATCAGCGCCATCCAGTTCGTCCTGCTGCGCCAGCGGCCGGAGGAGGGTTGA